The Verrucomicrobiia bacterium sequence CCGCCCGCCAGGCCGTGGCTGTTGGGGTTCAAATCCGGATCGGTGAAATCACCGGTTCCGTAGCTGTCGGGATACGCGTTGGCAATCAGGCTGCCGGCAAAGGACGCGGTGTCCCACGTCGGACTGAAGGTGCCCGCATCCGACGTCTGATGCGCAAAGGCAACCATGGCATTGCCCACGGCGGCCGGCGCCGGATTGACGATCACCGGACATTCCCGCGTGGCCGTGCTTCCGGCCCCGTTCGAGGCCACCAGCCGATAGCCGCCGTTGGTGGCTGTATCGGCGGGTTGCAGATTGGTCAGCACCAGACTCGCGGAGTTGGCGCCGGGAATGTCAACGCCATCCTTCTGCCACTGATAACTGGTGGCGCCGCTGAATCCCGCCGTGAGGGTCAGCGAGCTGCCCACCACGTCGTCCGCCGTGAGCGGCGTAATACCCTGGGTTAGCACCGGCTTGGGCGCGGAGAGCGTTCCGCGGACAACGATTTCGGAATAGCCTTCGTAACCGTTCTCCGGCTGGGAACCCTGCAGGTTCCAATTGATCTGCACCGCATAGACGTTTTGCGCGAGCGCGCCCGTTTGCGGCACCAGCGAGGTGCGCGTGGCCGACTGGGTCGCCTTTGGATTGGCCGGGTTGTAGTCAAAGGTGCCGATGCTGATGAATGTGTCGGGCGCCGCCACCGTGGAATACAGCACTTGATACTTTTGTTCATCGCGCCCGGCATCACCCCAGCCGCCGTAAACCACGATGTTCGTCAGGTCATAACCATTCGGCGCCACCGTGGTGTCGAAGGTGTAGGTCATGGATAACCCGGCACCGCCCCCCGGCCCGCAGGTGACGAGGTAGGGGCTGCTGCCCACGCCGGGCCAGTAATTCAGATAACCGACCGCGCCATCGGCCAGAATGGTCGGGTCGCCATAAGCCTGGTCCAGACCGTAATTGCCCACGCCCGGAGTGGCCGTTCCCGGACCGCTGCCAATGGGAAAGCCATGCACCAGATCGTTGTTCGTGTTGATGGTCCAGGTGGGATAGAAGTTCGTGCTGCTGCCCGCCGCGCCCAGGCCGCATTGGCCGGCATACTTCAGGATGACGTTGTTGACCGCCGCCGGGATGTTGCTGACGACGAGTGTCGCCGCGGTGGCATACGAGGGCGCCGCCGCACCATTCGTGGCGTTGACCGCCTTCAACTGGTAGGCGCCGGAACTGGCCACCTGAACGTTGGTCAGGGTGAGCGTCGCGTTCGTGGCGCCGGCGAGATCATTGGTCACGCCGCCGCTGATGAACTGCCATTGCAGCGCCGCCGGCGGCGAATTGCTGAAGGCCGCCGTGAAAACCACGTCGTCGCCCGCCACCGTTTCCGCGTAGGCCGGCAGCGTGTCCTGCGTCAGGTAAGGCGACGGCGGCGGCGGCGGCGCCACGGTGTCCTGCCCTTGCACGATGATTTCGGAAAGGCCCACGTAGCCGTTGTCAAAACCGCCGGCGCCCGGCACCCCGCCAAAATCAAACTTCAAGTTGGCCACGCCACTGGCCAGGGGACTGCCATCACTCATCGCCAGCGCCACCCGGTTCGCGGAGGCGCCGGTCACACCTGGAGGATTGTAAAAGACCGTCGCGATCGGGAGGTAGGTCGTGGGCGCGGCGATGGTGGAGTAGGAAAGCGCGTAATACTGACCATCGCGATCCGCATTGCCCCAGCCGCTGTAAACCACGACGTTCGTCACATCCGAACCGTTCACCAGGTTGGTGAGGGAATAAATCAACGTGTTACCCCCGTTGCTGCCGCAGGTCGCAAAGCCGCTGACGTCGCCGGAATTTCCCACCAGGCCGTCCGTCAACACGGGCGTGCCGCCCGAACTTTCCTGGGTGAAATTGCCCGTCAGAGTGCCCGGCATCAGTCCCGCGATTAGGTTCGGCGATTCCGGAGTCCAGGTCGGCGTAAACGGACTGCCGCCGGACTCGTTGGAAGTCGTGACGGAAACGACCGGCGAAACCACGCTCGTGGCCGTCGTCCCTTCCACCGTAATGGCGCCGTAACCGGCCCAGCCATTCTCCACTTGCGGCGTGGAAAAAACGAACGCCACCGCGGCGACATTTGCAGCGATCACCCCGCCCGCCGAATCGTCGATGACCACCCGGTTGGCCGACGCGGTGCTGGCCGGCACCGTGGGATTATAGCTGACCGAGGTTAAATACTGAAAATCACCCGGATCGGCTGCCGTGGAATACAGCACCGTGTAAGCCTGCGCATCGCGCCCCCGGTCGGCCCAGCCGCTGTAAACCGTGATGTTCGTCAGGTTGTATCCGTTGGCGGAAAGCGGCAGCGTGTAAACGATCAGCGACCCCGCGCCGGCACCGTTGCCACAGCTCACGTAGTTCGAGCTCGTGGTCGTGTTGCCCACCGGGTCCGGACCGGTGTTGCCGGGGTAGGTCGTGATCGCCAGACTGCCACCTGAAGTCAGGCTGTTGACGTTGCGGTTGGTGTCATCCAACGCAAAATTGCCCGCCGTGGTGTCCGGCGCCAGACCGGCGATCAAGCTGCCCGGCGACGGCGTCCAAGTGGGCGTGAAGGGATAGGTGTTGGCCGTGCCAACCTGATTGGAGGTGGTGATGCTCAGGGCCGCCGCCGCAGACCCGGCAAACGCCAGCAAGGCCAGGCCCGCCAGAAAGGCTGACAGGCCCCGCGGAGATGGTTGGGAGTTGTTCATAGCTGTTGGGAGGTTTGTTGCCGGAGGGAACAGGTGGCCATCGGGCGGCTCAGGGTGGTTGTGCTCATGATTGTTGTCGTTCAACCCGCCAACGCCGGCGGCACCGCGCCAAACGCGCCGCGCCGTCACGACCTCGGGAATTGATGACCGCCATTCTAGGCGGCTGCCGCCCACCGCCTATCCCCAAACCCGGTTAGCCGCAAATCACCGAAACAGGGGAGGGTTTCGCCGGACCCGCACGCTGTGCACTGCCGCCGGCATCGGGGAATCCTTGGCAAGCCCCGTCGAATCGGTCATAGTCGCGCCGTATGAGCAAAGACCTCAGTTCGCTTTCCATCCAACAATTGAAGCGGGCCGTGATTCTCAAGGAGAAGATCGCGCGCCTGAACAAGGAACTGGCCGCACTGGTGGGTGACACCGAAGTGGCGGCCGGCAAGCCTGCCAAGAAGCGCAAGATGACCGCCGCCGGCCGCGCCGCCATCAGCCGGGCCGCCAAGGCCCGCTGGGCGAAGTGGAAGGCCACCAAGAAGGGTTGAACCGGCCGCCGGCACGGAGCCGGGCCGGCAGGAATTCAACAACAGTTTAGCGAGCGCGGGACAGGCGCATCACCTGCCCCGCTTTTTCACGCCCGCCGCCAGGCGTCACCATCGCAGTAGCCCGGCGCCCGGTAACTGCAATACCGCGACGCATCGAAGCCCGCGCATTGGGCCGTCAATTTTGCCTGCTCCGCGGGCGGCATCGGTTTGAAGGCGCGGGCAATCTTCAGATTGTCGCGCAGGTTTTCCAGCGAGTTCATCCCCACGACCTGCACCGTAATTGGCTGGCTGAGTGAAAAACGGATGGCCTGTTCCGCCGTCAGTTTGCCGTCCTTCACCACGCGGGCGTTGCCGCCGAGGCTCTTGATTGCGACCGCGCCCATCCCCCGCCGCACCACGTCCGGCAGCACGCGCGTGCGAAATCCCGCCCGGTTCGCCTCAAACGCGTTGACCGGCATGAGGACCGCGTCGAACGGGTAATCGTGCTTCAACATTGCCAGGTGCACGTCCGGCGATTGATGACCGGTAAAGCCAACGTAACGGACCTTGCCCTGTTGGCGCGCCTCCTCCAGCGCCGCGATGGAACCGCCCGGCGCAAACGCCGCGTCCACCTGCTCCTGGTTGTCCAACTGGTGAATCATCCACAGGTCGAGGTGATCGGTCTGGAGGCGTCGGAGCGACTCTTCGAGCATGCGCAGGCCGACCTGCTTGTCCTTGCCGTGGGTGCACATCTTGGTCATGAGGAAAACCTTGTCACGCCAGCCGCCCGCCAGCGCCTTGCCCATCACTTCCTCCGAACGGCCGTTGTGGTATTCCCACGCGTTGTCCATGAAGTTGATGCCCTCATCGATCGCCTCGTGCACGATGCGGATAGAAGTGGCCTCGTCCGGTGCCGTGGCCAGCGTATGCCCGCCCACCCCGATGAGGGACACCATTTCGTCGGTCTTGCCGAGCTTGCGGCGCGGCACGCCGGCGCTGTGCGGCACCGTGATCGGCGCATTCGTTTCGGCCGCCAACAGCGGATGCGTCAGCGCCAGCCCGGCCGCCGCGGCGCCCACGCCTTTGAGAAAGGAACGGCGGGGAATGGAAGAAGGTGAATTCTGGGAGTTCATGGTGCCAATATGGCAATGGCGTTCAACCGAGGCGAACCATTCAATGTTGGTTCGCTCCCGGTCCACACCTCGACGCCGCAACTCACGCCCCCATCCCGTCCTCAAACGAGCCGGCGGCAACCGGGAAGCACAGGTGGTCGCGCACCCAGGCGATGCCGTTGGCACTGCACGCGTCGAGATCGCGGTAGGCGCTTTCGGCTTCCACCACAAGCGGCGCGGTTTTCTTGCCGGTGACAGCACAGTAACGCTGCGGGTAGCCGACGTTGACAAGCATTTCGGCATAACGCGTCAGGTTGAGTTCGCCGGTGGGCAGGTCCGTGAACTGCATGGCGCGGCCGGGCCAGTTCGGCTCCATCTTGCGCAGCGCCACGCCGGAACGAATCACGAAATTCTTCACATGCGCGGCATAGATGCGGTCGCCCACGGCACGGAACCGCGCTTCCCACGCTTCGCCTTCCCAGCAGTGGGACGGGTCGGCATTCACGGCCAGACACTTGTCGCCGTCGCACGCCGCCACCAGTGCGCGGAAGTCGCCGGCCGTCTGCGCCCCCGTGCCGGGATGGATTTCATGGCACAGGAAAATCCCCAGCTTGTTCGCGTGGGCGCGCAGTCGGGCGGTCTTTTTCACGAAACGCTCCGTGCCTTCCGCCACGAGGTCGTAATCCGCACCCTTCCAGAATCCCCACGGATAGCCGGTCGCGACTTCCCAGCCGAAGGCCACGCCCCAAAACATCGGCACGATGCGAACGCCAAGTTCCGCACACAAATCCAGCAGGCCGAGCAGGTAGTCCTCCGCCCATTGTTCGATCTGCGCGGGTGATTTTTTCGCCACATCGGCGGGAATGAACGGACGCACGGTCGGACTGCCCGTCCAGGCCGTCGTGTGCACCCAGAACGGGCAATGCGCGGAAACACCGTCGAGCTGGAGCTTCGCCTTCTGGAATGCGGCGCGAATTTCCCTGGCCGAATGAAAGCCCTTGCTGCCTTGCAACATGAAGTTCGACGGCTGGGCGCCCGCGGCGCCGGACTTTTTGGCGTAGGCAAGAAATTGCGACAGTGATTTGGCGCCGTGCTGCGCGCCCTCGATGCTCGGGTGATAAAGCGTGTTGGCCATGGTTTTAAAAATGTTTCCGGGTGAACGTCCGAAAAGGATTTAGTCGGCCCGGCGCGCCGAAGCAAACGGATTCTCTGCCCCCAAACGGGGAAAACCCGCGCCGGCTTCAAAGGCGCCGGCGCGAAGTGTCGGGCCTCAGCCTCCAGCTGGCCGCCGCTTTCCGGACTTGCCGAACCCGACCACCGCCCCGCATCGTGACCGCGCCCAAAGCATGGCCATTTTTTACGACACCCACGCGCACCTGGATTATCCGGATTTCGCCGGCGACTTCCCTCAACTGCTGGAACGCGCCCGGGCGGCCGGCATTACGCGGCTCATCTCCATCGGCACGGACCTCGACAGCTCGCGCCGCGCCATCGCGCTCGCCGAACAGCACGATGGCATTTACGCCGTCGTCGGCTGGCATCCGAATGACGCTGCTCAAGCGCCGGAGGATCTCCGCCCCGCTTTGCGCGAACTGGCACAACATCCCAAGGTGGTTGCCATCGGTGAAACCGGGCTCGATTACTTCCGGCTCCCGAGCACACAAGGCGGCACGCCCGCCGAAGACGAACCCATCAAACGGCGGCAGGCGGACGTTTTCCGCCAGCACCTTGAAGTCGCCGCCGAAACCGGCCTGAACTGCGTCATTCACCAGCGCGGCGATTGCTTCGCGGACACGCTGGCGCTCCTGGAACCATTCGCCGGCCGTGTGCGCGGGCAGTTTCATTGCTTCGCAGGCAGCGTGGCGGAGATGCAACGCGTCCTGGCGCTGGACTCGCTCGTCAGCTTCACCGGCATTGCCACCTTCAAGAACGGCCAGAACGTGCGGGACGTGATCGCCGCCACACCGCTGGGACGGTTCATGCTGGAAACCGATTGCCCGTTTCTCGCGCCCGTGCCGCACCGTGGCAAACGCTGCGAACCGGCCTTTGTGAAGGAGATCTCCGAAACCGTTGCGCAGGTGAAAGGCTGTCCGCTGGAGGAATTGAGCCGTGCCACCTGTGCAACCGCGCACGAGTTTTTCCCCAAGCTGAAGTAAACCGGCCGGACGCCGCCGCTACGCGGCCGGCAGGGCCAGCGATTCCGCCAGCAGTTCCGCCATGTGCCGCAACCGCACGTTGGCGAGGTGCGCAATCTGGTGCCGGCAGCTGGTGCCGGACGCGACCACGGTGGTGTTGAACGGCAGCGCCTTGATTTGCGCCATCAGGGGCTCGGCCACCTTGAGCGACAGTTCATACTTCGACGCCTGCATCCCGAAGCCGCCGGCCATGCCGCAGCAGCCCGTGTCGAGCATCGTCACCGTGCGGTTGGGCAGGCGCGCCGCCAGCCGGGCCATGTATGACGTGGCCGTGAGCGACTTCGCGTGGCAATGCGCGTGGATGACCACGTTGCCCGGCCGGTGGTCGAAACTCAGCGCCTGCGGTTCACGGTCGAGCAGATCGGCCAGGAATTGCTCGAACAAAACGCAGCGCGAAGCCACCCGCGCCGCGTGCGGAATTTTCAGCTCCGTGTAGTCCTCGGCAAACATGGACCAGCACGACGCCTCCAGGAAAATGACCGGCGCCTGATCCACCTGCGCCAGCAGCAGGTTGACGTTGTGTTCGCCGAGCCGGCGCGCCTCGTCGAGATTGCCCTGGCTGAAGGCCGGACGGCCGCAACATTGCCGTTCGCGCAGCAGCGTGACTTCAAAGCCAGCGGCTTCGAGCACCTGCACGGCCGCCACGCCGATGCCCGGATCGTAGTAACGCGCATAGGTGTCGTCCCACAAAACCACCCGGCCCCGCGGCGCCGATTTGGGCGTGACGGCGCGCCGCCAGAACCATTTGTCGAACCGGTGCTTCGTGTAGGCCGGCAGCTCGCGTTCGGGCGCCAGCCCCAGCAGGCGCGCGAAAACACCGCGGGTGAGCGAAGACTTCAAAAACCAGTTGGCGAGCCCCGGCGTGATGCAGCCGGCGCGGCCGAGAAAGTCCACGTGACTGAACAGTCGTTCGCGCAGGTTCAAACCATCGCGCTGGATGCGCGCGTGCTGCAGTTCCGCCTTGAGCAGCGGCAGATTCACGTTCGACGGACACTCGGTTGCGCACGCCTTGCACGAAAGACAGTTGCTCAGCGCAAAGTCCAGCTCCCCGGCGTGCAGCGCGTCGCCCGACGGCACCCCGCGCAGCTCCAACGCCGCCCGGATGAGGTTGGCCCGGCCGCGCGTGGACATGCCTTCGAGGCCCGTTGCGACGTAGGTGGGGCACATCGTGGGCGTCCACTTGAGGCAGCCCCCGCAGCCGTTGCATTGTTCGAGGTTGCGGAGGAACGTGCCGTCCTTGGCGGCAAACGCGAGCTCCGGCGTGAACGGAAGGGACAATTCATGCCGCCGCGCGAGCCGCAGTTGATCGTCAATTTCGTAGCGGCCGTCGGTGACGATTTTGCCCGGATTAAAGAGGTTGTATGGGTCGAAGGACTTTTTGATTTCCTTCATCACGCCGAACAGCGCCTCGCCGAGCTGGTCGCGCATGAACTCCGAATGCGCCAGGCCGACGCCGTGTTCCGCGCAGAGCGAACCCTTGAATTCCTTCACCAGCGCCGCCACCTCGCCGGCGAGCTGCCGGAACAGCTTCACGCCCGCCGGCGTGTGCAAATCCACCACCGGCCGCACATGCAACAGGCCAGAGGCCGCGTGGCCGTAAAACGAGGCGGTCAGGCCGTGCCGGTCGAGAATGCCGTGCAGCCCGGCGACGTAGGCCGGCAGCTTCTCCGGCAGCACCGCGGCGTCCTCGATGACCGTGGCGGGCTTGGCATCCCCGGCCATGCCGGTAAGCAGCGACAGGCCCGCCTTGCGAATGCTCCAGAACAACGCGGCCTGCGCCGGATCGCGCACCAGCAGACACCGCGACGTGAGCCGCTTCGCCTCCACTGCCGCCAGCTTGTCATCCAGGTCGTCGAAAAACTCAACCGCCAGAATGGCCTCGCAGGGCCGGGCATCGAGGTCCAGCAGATCGCGCGCGGCCTGGAATTTGATTTTGCCCCGCGTCTGGTCGAGCAGCGGACGGTCCACGTGTTCGATGGCCGCGGGCTGCAGATCCAGCAACGCCACCGTGGCCTGCATCGCGTCCGCCACGGAATCGAAGAACAGCAGCGCCAGCCCCTTCGCCTTGGGCAACGGCGAGAGCCGCAGTTCCGCGGAGGCAATCGCCGCCAGCGTGCCCTCGCTGCCGCACAGGACGTGGTTGATGTTGATCGGCCCCTTGAGACAGCGCTCCACGGCGTAGGCCGGCCAGCGCTTTTTCAATCCCGGCGGACGTCGCTCCGCAATCTCCAGGCTGTGCAGGAACATCAGGTTCTCGATCACCTCGCGCTGCTTGGCGAGCGTGTCGCGGCGCGGGCCGGTTTTGACCACGCTGCCGTCCGCAAGCACGACCTCGAGTTCGATGACGTGATCGGTGGTGGTGCCGTAATACGGCGTGTGGGCGCCGCTGGAATTGTTGGCAATCATGCCGCCGAGCGTGGCGCGCGAACTCGTGGCCACGTCGGGCCCGAAGCACAGGCCGTGCGGGCGCAGGTAATCGTTCAACTGATCGAGCACCACGCCGGCGCCCACGCGCACGGTGCGGCGTTCAGGATTGAATTCCCCGATGCCGCGATTATGCCGGGAGAAATCCACCACGACGCCGTCGCCGATCGCGCCGCCGATCAGCCCCGTGCCCGCACCACGCGGAATCACCGCCACGCCCGCGTCGGCCGCCGCGCGAATGATGGCGCTGGCCTCCTTGGCACCGCGCGGAAACGCCACGGCCACGGGCTCGATCTGGTAGTGCGACGCGTCGGTGGCGTAAAGCTGGCGCGTCAAATTGTCGAAGCGCACCTCGCAGATGGAGGCGGACAGAATCGAGGTTTGCTGGGCCGGCGTCATCGCCCGGCAAGCTAACGCGGCGCCCGGCGGGTTGACAACAGCAACCGCGGGCCGCCGCCGCAAATTGGGTGCATCCGCCTGCCGGTCCGGGCTATGCTCCGCCCGTGGATTTTCGCGCACAGTTCGATGCGATGCTGACCGGCTCCGCGCCCCTGCTGGCGCTGGCGCCGATGCAGGATGTCACGGACTGGGCGTTCTGGAAGCTGATGGCCGGCTACGGCGGCGCGGACGTCTATTTCACCGAGTATTTCCGCGTT is a genomic window containing:
- a CDS encoding immunoglobulin domain-containing protein, encoding MNNSQPSPRGLSAFLAGLALLAFAGSAAAALSITTSNQVGTANTYPFTPTWTPSPGSLIAGLAPDTTAGNFALDDTNRNVNSLTSGGSLAITTYPGNTGPDPVGNTTTSSNYVSCGNGAGAGSLIVYTLPLSANGYNLTNITVYSGWADRGRDAQAYTVLYSTAADPGDFQYLTSVSYNPTVPASTASANRVVIDDSAGGVIAANVAAVAFVFSTPQVENGWAGYGAITVEGTTATSVVSPVVSVTTSNESGGSPFTPTWTPESPNLIAGLMPGTLTGNFTQESSGGTPVLTDGLVGNSGDVSGFATCGSNGGNTLIYSLTNLVNGSDVTNVVVYSGWGNADRDGQYYALSYSTIAAPTTYLPIATVFYNPPGVTGASANRVALAMSDGSPLASGVANLKFDFGGVPGAGGFDNGYVGLSEIIVQGQDTVAPPPPPSPYLTQDTLPAYAETVAGDDVVFTAAFSNSPPAALQWQFISGGVTNDLAGATNATLTLTNVQVASSGAYQLKAVNATNGAAAPSYATAATLVVSNIPAAVNNVILKYAGQCGLGAAGSSTNFYPTWTINTNNDLVHGFPIGSGPGTATPGVGNYGLDQAYGDPTILADGAVGYLNYWPGVGSSPYLVTCGPGGGAGLSMTYTFDTTVAPNGYDLTNIVVYGGWGDAGRDEQKYQVLYSTVAAPDTFISIGTFDYNPANPKATQSATRTSLVPQTGALAQNVYAVQINWNLQGSQPENGYEGYSEIVVRGTLSAPKPVLTQGITPLTADDVVGSSLTLTAGFSGATSYQWQKDGVDIPGANSASLVLTNLQPADTATNGGYRLVASNGAGSTATRECPVIVNPAPAAVGNAMVAFAHQTSDAGTFSPTWDTASFAGSLIANAYPDSYGTGDFTDPDLNPNSHGLAGGLYVLTDGDYGAIIDGGPHPAFATCGPSAGQFVTYVLPASANGYDITNLVIASGWNDGGRDADWATLSYSTVANPTTFIPIAVVTNNPTVSTKSVVRGTITGTNGLLAGNVYAIRADFTTPPGIENGYCGFSQINVFGSPSTANPLPLVVSTENQNTDTPTWVLETPNLIAGELPSSTGPGAFAGGFN
- a CDS encoding aldo/keto reductase, producing MNSQNSPSSIPRRSFLKGVGAAAAGLALTHPLLAAETNAPITVPHSAGVPRRKLGKTDEMVSLIGVGGHTLATAPDEATSIRIVHEAIDEGINFMDNAWEYHNGRSEEVMGKALAGGWRDKVFLMTKMCTHGKDKQVGLRMLEESLRRLQTDHLDLWMIHQLDNQEQVDAAFAPGGSIAALEEARQQGKVRYVGFTGHQSPDVHLAMLKHDYPFDAVLMPVNAFEANRAGFRTRVLPDVVRRGMGAVAIKSLGGNARVVKDGKLTAEQAIRFSLSQPITVQVVGMNSLENLRDNLKIARAFKPMPPAEQAKLTAQCAGFDASRYCSYRAPGYCDGDAWRRA
- a CDS encoding TIM barrel protein — protein: MANTLYHPSIEGAQHGAKSLSQFLAYAKKSGAAGAQPSNFMLQGSKGFHSAREIRAAFQKAKLQLDGVSAHCPFWVHTTAWTGSPTVRPFIPADVAKKSPAQIEQWAEDYLLGLLDLCAELGVRIVPMFWGVAFGWEVATGYPWGFWKGADYDLVAEGTERFVKKTARLRAHANKLGIFLCHEIHPGTGAQTAGDFRALVAACDGDKCLAVNADPSHCWEGEAWEARFRAVGDRIYAAHVKNFVIRSGVALRKMEPNWPGRAMQFTDLPTGELNLTRYAEMLVNVGYPQRYCAVTGKKTAPLVVEAESAYRDLDACSANGIAWVRDHLCFPVAAGSFEDGMGA
- a CDS encoding TatD family hydrolase, translated to MAIFYDTHAHLDYPDFAGDFPQLLERARAAGITRLISIGTDLDSSRRAIALAEQHDGIYAVVGWHPNDAAQAPEDLRPALRELAQHPKVVAIGETGLDYFRLPSTQGGTPAEDEPIKRRQADVFRQHLEVAAETGLNCVIHQRGDCFADTLALLEPFAGRVRGQFHCFAGSVAEMQRVLALDSLVSFTGIATFKNGQNVRDVIAATPLGRFMLETDCPFLAPVPHRGKRCEPAFVKEISETVAQVKGCPLEELSRATCATAHEFFPKLK
- a CDS encoding FAD-linked oxidase C-terminal domain-containing protein — encoded protein: MTPAQQTSILSASICEVRFDNLTRQLYATDASHYQIEPVAVAFPRGAKEASAIIRAAADAGVAVIPRGAGTGLIGGAIGDGVVVDFSRHNRGIGEFNPERRTVRVGAGVVLDQLNDYLRPHGLCFGPDVATSSRATLGGMIANNSSGAHTPYYGTTTDHVIELEVVLADGSVVKTGPRRDTLAKQREVIENLMFLHSLEIAERRPPGLKKRWPAYAVERCLKGPININHVLCGSEGTLAAIASAELRLSPLPKAKGLALLFFDSVADAMQATVALLDLQPAAIEHVDRPLLDQTRGKIKFQAARDLLDLDARPCEAILAVEFFDDLDDKLAAVEAKRLTSRCLLVRDPAQAALFWSIRKAGLSLLTGMAGDAKPATVIEDAAVLPEKLPAYVAGLHGILDRHGLTASFYGHAASGLLHVRPVVDLHTPAGVKLFRQLAGEVAALVKEFKGSLCAEHGVGLAHSEFMRDQLGEALFGVMKEIKKSFDPYNLFNPGKIVTDGRYEIDDQLRLARRHELSLPFTPELAFAAKDGTFLRNLEQCNGCGGCLKWTPTMCPTYVATGLEGMSTRGRANLIRAALELRGVPSGDALHAGELDFALSNCLSCKACATECPSNVNLPLLKAELQHARIQRDGLNLRERLFSHVDFLGRAGCITPGLANWFLKSSLTRGVFARLLGLAPERELPAYTKHRFDKWFWRRAVTPKSAPRGRVVLWDDTYARYYDPGIGVAAVQVLEAAGFEVTLLRERQCCGRPAFSQGNLDEARRLGEHNVNLLLAQVDQAPVIFLEASCWSMFAEDYTELKIPHAARVASRCVLFEQFLADLLDREPQALSFDHRPGNVVIHAHCHAKSLTATSYMARLAARLPNRTVTMLDTGCCGMAGGFGMQASKYELSLKVAEPLMAQIKALPFNTTVVASGTSCRHQIAHLANVRLRHMAELLAESLALPAA